A region of Polyodon spathula isolate WHYD16114869_AA chromosome 4, ASM1765450v1, whole genome shotgun sequence DNA encodes the following proteins:
- the LOC121314552 gene encoding transmembrane protein 108-like isoform X2: MKKSSQALYRKLLSVLLILALTEELISAVQELSPSLISQGPIKDLSVTRAMLNRSRAPSSRISGSSVWQQNSSTKGNNLPNIQGHYATDLSGSGNIEPTPTTNLVKKKITTGLPQGVSISHRSTREDVHEFPHNSTLNAEHLKEKMPELDTDGPTGSPQPYFTTKPQPLSSTRMLLDHSLDSPDLSGIRANSLQELSQIFNVSIANGLTSTGQDGSSEVTSQGWTETLVLSISPTIPLVLPETASVPFGSPSDNGVFTLSSSLTEQLPGKSLMFATPTWNEPPSSQWPQSPAKEQANISLTTLESDTKTSTTFNGSVMNTNLDDMVPWNGTFATTTESHSTATGNFLNRKVPAVTKGPGFPGNHSHVTEVDKPHQRATICLSKVDIVWIILAISVLISSCFLLTVCCMRRKKKTSNPENNLSYWNNAITMDYFNRHAVELPREITSLGTAEDQEPCSPPNGDYTQSGMVLVNPFCQDTLFTNTEQVSEI, translated from the exons GTGTTCTACTGATCCTGGCACTGACAGAAGAGCTGATATCTGCTGTACAGGAACTGTCTCCTAGTCTGATATCTCAGGGACCCATCAAAGACCTCTCTGTCACTAGGGCAATGTTGAACAGGTCTAGAGCTCCTTCCTCCAGAATATCAGGCAGTTCAGTCTGGCAACAAAACTCCAGCACAAAAGGAAACAACTTGCCAAATATTCAGGGACACTATGCCACTGATCTGTCAGGCTCTGGCAACATTGAACCCACCCCAACTACCaaccttgtgaaaaaaaaaataacaacaggctTACCCCAGGGTGTTTCTATCAGTCATCGCAGCACAAGAGAGGATGTCCATGAATTCCCCCACAACAGTACTTTAAATgcagaacatttaaaagaaaagatgCCCGAGTTGGATACAGATGGGCCCACTGGATCCCCACAGCCTTACTTTACCACCAAACCGCAGCCTTTGTCTTCAACAAGAATGCTTCTCGATCATTCTTTGGATAGTCCAGACCTTTCTGGCATCCGTGCCAATTCTTTGCAGGAATTATCACAAATCTTCAATGTCTCAATTGCCAATGGCCTTACAAGCACAGGGCAAGATGGAAGCTCAGAGGTCACCTCGCAAGGGTGGACAGAGACACTGGTCCTTTCTATCTCACCAACCATCCCATTGGTTCTGCCTGAGACAGCATCGGTGCCTTTTGGTTCCCCCTCTGACAATGGTGTCTTTACTTTAAGCAGCTCTTTGACTGAGCAACTGCCAGGCAAATCCTTAATGTTTGCAACTCCCACATGGAATGAGCCCCCATCCTCACAATGGCCTCAGAGTCCTGCTAAAGAACAGGCTAATATTTCATTAACTACATTGGAGAGTGATACAAAGACAAGCACGACTTTCAATGGCAGTGTAATGAACACTAATTTGGATGACATGGTACCATGGAATGGAACCTTTGCCACCACTACAGAATCTCATTCCACGGCAACAGGGAACTTCCTGAATAGAAAGGTGCCTGCAGTGACCAAGGGGCCTGGATTTCCTGGTAACCACTCCCATGTGACTGAAGTGGACAAGCCTCATCAGAGGGCCACCATCTGTCTCAGCAAAGTCGACATTGTGTGGATTATTTTGGCCATCAGTGTCCTCATTTCATCCTGTT TCTTATTAACTGTGTGCTGCatgaggaggaagaagaagaccTCAAACCCGGAAAACAACTTGAGCTACTGGAACAATGCTATCACGATGGATTACTTCAACAGACATGCCGTCGAGCTGCCCAGAGAAATCACATCTCTAGGAACTGCAGAG gACCAGGAGCCTTGCTCCCCTCCGAATGGTGATTACACACAGAGTGGGATGGTCCTTGTCAACCCTTTCTGTCAGGATACCCTTTTTACCAACACTGAACAAGTGTCTGAAATATAG
- the LOC121314552 gene encoding transmembrane protein 108-like isoform X1: MKKSSQALYRKLLSVLLILALTEELISAVQELSPSLISQGPIKDLSVTRAMLNRSRAPSSRISGSSVWQQNSSTKGNNLPNIQGHYATDLSGSGNIEPTPTTNLVKKKITTGLPQGVSISHRSTREDVHEFPHNSTLNAEHLKEKMPELDTDGPTGSPQPYFTTKPQPLSSTRMLLDHSLDSPDLSGIRANSLQELSQIFNVSIANGLTSTGQDGSSEVTSQGWTETLVLSISPTIPLVLPETASVPFGSPSDNGVFTLSSSLTEQLPGKSLMFATPTWNEPPSSQWPQSPAKEQANISLTTLESDTKTSTTFNGSVMNTNLDDMVPWNGTFATTTESHSTATGNFLNRKVPAVTKGPGFPGNHSHVTEVDKPHQRATICLSKVDIVWIILAISVLISSCSVLLTVCCMRRKKKTSNPENNLSYWNNAITMDYFNRHAVELPREITSLGTAEDQEPCSPPNGDYTQSGMVLVNPFCQDTLFTNTEQVSEI; encoded by the exons GTGTTCTACTGATCCTGGCACTGACAGAAGAGCTGATATCTGCTGTACAGGAACTGTCTCCTAGTCTGATATCTCAGGGACCCATCAAAGACCTCTCTGTCACTAGGGCAATGTTGAACAGGTCTAGAGCTCCTTCCTCCAGAATATCAGGCAGTTCAGTCTGGCAACAAAACTCCAGCACAAAAGGAAACAACTTGCCAAATATTCAGGGACACTATGCCACTGATCTGTCAGGCTCTGGCAACATTGAACCCACCCCAACTACCaaccttgtgaaaaaaaaaataacaacaggctTACCCCAGGGTGTTTCTATCAGTCATCGCAGCACAAGAGAGGATGTCCATGAATTCCCCCACAACAGTACTTTAAATgcagaacatttaaaagaaaagatgCCCGAGTTGGATACAGATGGGCCCACTGGATCCCCACAGCCTTACTTTACCACCAAACCGCAGCCTTTGTCTTCAACAAGAATGCTTCTCGATCATTCTTTGGATAGTCCAGACCTTTCTGGCATCCGTGCCAATTCTTTGCAGGAATTATCACAAATCTTCAATGTCTCAATTGCCAATGGCCTTACAAGCACAGGGCAAGATGGAAGCTCAGAGGTCACCTCGCAAGGGTGGACAGAGACACTGGTCCTTTCTATCTCACCAACCATCCCATTGGTTCTGCCTGAGACAGCATCGGTGCCTTTTGGTTCCCCCTCTGACAATGGTGTCTTTACTTTAAGCAGCTCTTTGACTGAGCAACTGCCAGGCAAATCCTTAATGTTTGCAACTCCCACATGGAATGAGCCCCCATCCTCACAATGGCCTCAGAGTCCTGCTAAAGAACAGGCTAATATTTCATTAACTACATTGGAGAGTGATACAAAGACAAGCACGACTTTCAATGGCAGTGTAATGAACACTAATTTGGATGACATGGTACCATGGAATGGAACCTTTGCCACCACTACAGAATCTCATTCCACGGCAACAGGGAACTTCCTGAATAGAAAGGTGCCTGCAGTGACCAAGGGGCCTGGATTTCCTGGTAACCACTCCCATGTGACTGAAGTGGACAAGCCTCATCAGAGGGCCACCATCTGTCTCAGCAAAGTCGACATTGTGTGGATTATTTTGGCCATCAGTGTCCTCATTTCATCCTGTT CAGTCTTATTAACTGTGTGCTGCatgaggaggaagaagaagaccTCAAACCCGGAAAACAACTTGAGCTACTGGAACAATGCTATCACGATGGATTACTTCAACAGACATGCCGTCGAGCTGCCCAGAGAAATCACATCTCTAGGAACTGCAGAG gACCAGGAGCCTTGCTCCCCTCCGAATGGTGATTACACACAGAGTGGGATGGTCCTTGTCAACCCTTTCTGTCAGGATACCCTTTTTACCAACACTGAACAAGTGTCTGAAATATAG